DNA from Rhipicephalus sanguineus isolate Rsan-2018 chromosome 11, BIME_Rsan_1.4, whole genome shotgun sequence:
TGCATCCTCCTGCCATGAGACATTGGCTTTCTCATTACTGATGTTGCATAAATAAAGCGAACGAGTAGCTCGGAGCTCCTTCCTGCTGATCGAAGAACGCTTTGCTGAATACGAATACCTCAGCGAAGAAATATCTCACATGAGGAGGCGAGCGACAACTGACACGGAAGTTAAAATTACCATCCTTCATTTCATCACACTTAGCAAGCCGAATGTGTTGCTATGTGAACTACGAGTGATTTAGAAGGATTGTACGCCATGTCTTCACTATTATATTTGAAATGTACGAAGTATTTAACAGGCAAGGTAGTAACGCTAGAAAAAAGTCGCCCAGATTGTGCAAACCGAATGATATGAATGGTCGATGTTGCGTTTATAATGATTCTGAGTGTGATGTTCTTGCTTTCGACTTATTGTTTGCCaggtggtgacggcgaacgggcAGCGGGTGGTAGTGGCGGACGCCAGCGGCCCGCGCGGCGGCGTCGTGCACGTGCTTAGTGGGCCGTTGGCACCTGCCGCTGATCGGGATGTGCTGACTACGCTGTCTGACTGCGCAAAGTACGACGGCTTTCTCACGCTCGTCACGGGCACGGGTGTTTCCGAACTGCTTCGACGTAAGCCGCCTCTCCCTTTTGAACGCTCACCGTCGCTGACTGTCGCTCACTGTGCAGGCGGCCAGCGCACGCTGTTCCTGCCCAGCAACGACGCCCTTTCGAAAGTACCGCCGGAGGAACTCAAGCTATACCAGAAAAACATCACTGCCCTCAAAGGTGCTTGCATGTTTTACGCGTGGCACCATTGAGA
Protein-coding regions in this window:
- the LOC119375083 gene encoding transforming growth factor-beta-induced protein ig-h3, whose protein sequence is MGVGAYRKVLTAKSGFRRVIQQVGRGSSRLVVTANGQRVVVADASGPRGGVVHVLSGPLAPAADRDVLTTLSDCAKYDGFLTLVTGTGVSELLRRGQRTLFLPSNDALSKVPPEELKLYQKNITALKEFLAYHIVDGVYYSHDLRDGQYLKSLHNDLPIRVGVSVDGCRNLLFYFEL